The genomic stretch tgtgtgtgtgtgtgtgtgtgtgtgtgtgtgtgtgtgtgtatgtgtgtgcatgcatgtgtgagtgtgtgtgtgtgtgtgtgtgtgtgtgtgtgtgtgtgtgtgtgtgtgtgtgtgtgtgtgtgtgtatgtgtgtgcatgcatgtgtgagtgtgtgtgtgtgtgtgtgtgtgtgtgtgtgtgtgtgtgtatgtgtgtgcatgcatgtgtgagtgtgtgtgtgtgtgtgtgtgtgtgtgtgtgtgtgtgtgtgtgcgcgcatgcatgtgtgagtgtgtgtgtgtgtgtgtgtgtgtgtgtgtgtgtgtgtgtgtatgtgtgtgtgcatgcatgtgtgtgtgtgtgtgtgtgtgtgtgtgtgtgtgtgtgtgtgtgtgtgtgtgtgtgtgtgtgtgtgtgtgtatgtgtgtgcatgcatgtgtgagtgtgcgtgtgtgtgtgtgtgtgtgtgtgtgtgtgtgtgtgtgtgtgtgtgtgtctgtgtgtgtgtgtctgtgtgcgtgcgtgtgtgtgtgtgtgtgtgtgtgtgtgtgtgtgtgtgtgtatgtgtgtgcatgcatgtgtgagtgtgtgtgtgtgtgtgtgtgtgtgtgtgtgtgtgtgtgcgcgcgcgcgcgcacttGCGTGTGTACAcccaaatctcaaatttctcctccacatgaccacgtttcatgataggacctaccttaaaaaatggTTTCCGTGTCTGAccacagatgagtctaagaacgattcgtttaggtgagcaaacggcgacgaaaaagcttcatgaacttccgtcgccatatccttttgtattgtagctagggattcttgttacttgacaaccaagaaacaactTAAgaagttgaatgccacctacagtcaactattcacacgtcccatactacaatcgaACCGTCCACCGTAAGCAGGCGCCGTATAGCCAGGATGGCGTTATCTTCTCTTCCTAAAGGACGCTTCAACCTTGCTGCGACGCATTGGTTTACTAGAATTAAGGACGAGATTATCTATGAAGAATACACAGTACTTCGTTCCGGTATGGAGTGCTTCGTGCACGCGAGAGCGATTACTGGTGTTAGTTTACTCGTCTACGACGAAAACAGGACAGAGGACGTAGAGATGTGGCAAGAGTTTTTGCAACTGACCAGTCGGTAAGAATTATTAGAACTCATACGATTAACGTTCCGTAAATCTTTACTGTTTTTTATTTCACAACGTAAGTACATGCGTTTAGTCCCTGCCTATATGTTGGTAGCTAGCGTACAACACTTCTTTGCAGGAATGTCTACTAGACTGTATACTTAATTAGCTGCAAATCAGTGTCTAACCACTAGTGGTGACACGAGGTCCACATTCTTGCTTTTGTTCTAGCGTGCACGGATGAAGGATTCGCGTAAAGTTAACTTTGTGGTTACTGCAAACGGACAATCGTTTGCGGCAGAGCAGCAACTTGAATTAGAGCAATAAAAAAGCAACATATAAAGTAGCTTGTTGTAAATAAAGCATTCATTTTCTGGTGGTAAAACATTGTTGACTGGGCAGTTACCAGCTAGCATAGATACTTACCGCGCAATAGAATTAACTTTACTTGCGCAGTCTGTTCCACTAGGACCAGCATGTCGATGTTTTTAATATATCTGTTTATGCTATAAACAGTAGCACTAAAAGTTTTTAGCAACTGTTTATGAACTTAAAACCATataatttctaatttaattatacatttttgtttacagATTAAAGCGCAGGTTGTACATATCAATCGGACCTTGGATTGTACAAAACATACTAGCTAATAGAAGCATCTATTTGACGGCCGTCGCTAGTAATAAAGGCAAAGAACCTCCCGAGGAAGTTGGTTCGGACAAAGAAAAATGTAGCAGGATCGGAAAGGTCCAACAACATCCCATTCTTATTCCAAGAAAAGGATGGGACAGGCGTTTCTTCTATGAATCGACGAGAAGAGACGAAAAATCTGCCATGGACGCAAATAGTGAGGAACGCAAAAAGGGAAaagtagtagtagcagcagAACAAGCACTATTGGCAGAAGGAGGCGAAAAATCTGCATTAGATACAACTGAACGGGAACGCAGAAAAGGAAAAGTTGTCGCcgaagacaaacaacaagcactGTTGGCTGAAAGAGACGAAGCAGCTGCAATGGACACAACTAAACGGGAACGCAGAAAAGGAAAAGTAGTCAGcagaagaacaacaaacattgTTGACTGAAAGGGATGAAACAGCTGCAACAGACacaactaattagctaaacggGAACCCAATCAGAATGAAAGGAGTAAGATGTCTTTATACAGACATTACAGAAAGAGAGAATTATATTAAAAGACAAAATTTTTGAAGATATTAACTGATATACTTTAGACCATCATCACTCATTATTGTTGTCACAACAGCATTTGGTGATGCAGTTTTGACAGCTTGAAAGACCTGGTACATGTATGGGCGATCTTCCTTGCTGTGTATTGCCCAAGCAATTGTGTAGCTAAAATGTCTTTACCTTGACCATGATCATCTCTGATCGTCCGGGTAATAAGTTTATAGTTGTATTGATTGGTGTTGTGCGTTGAGTTAACACAAACCACTCCAGAACTGAATTTTTCAAAGAGCTCTTTCTGATGCTCTGTCAAAATCACTAACATGAATAGTTGGGTAATTAAGGGAAATTATCATCCTTCACGCCAAATGGTTTGTGCAACAAGACAGGGTTATATTGCTCATTGGCTAGTTTTTTCACAATTGCAACGACAAACGGTGCATCATTGGCATGGTTCACTGGAGACATATCTACAACTGACTTGGAAATATTCATAATATCCTGCCGTGTTATGACGTGCTCTCTCTGTGCTATGCTGTTAaaattgtgtctgtctgctcgaTCTCCAACACCACTACATATATCTGGGTGTACCAAAACAACTACTGTATTTACAGAGAAAACTCAGTCAGGTATTATCAACTGTACCGTCAACAATTCTCTCTACTGTCACTCCCATTGCCAGCTTTTGTGAAACAATGCCTTTGACATTATCTGGTAAGGGGACGTATGGCATTTCGGATAGATTTGGCGAGTGATTGGTGTGTCCACTCACATACTATACGTTGACTTTGCAGTTTTCATAGAATTTTGCATTGATCCTGGAGAGACAAATTGTTTTCATTGGTTTTTGCATTCTTGgttttctcttgttttcgCTGTCCTTTTTGTTAGCTTTGTGACTTTGACAGCAGACAAAGTACATACAGGGTCTGACACTCTACAATTACAGTGGCAATATCAAATTATagctgtatatatcaatcacaATACCTAGGTATAGGAATCTAATTCAGTTAGAGTGAcacatgtctgtctaccaGGGCATGCTACAGAACAACAGCTGGGCTGATTGTATGTTTATATCACAAGTCttatacagataacacagcaAAGCAGCGTGCGTGAATGTCAGGCATGGTTAGAGCACTATGCGACTTGACAGGATCTACTCAGTTTGCTGGAAGTTGAAGAGACATGTGCCCCGCTTCTCTCCCCTGTTTCTTAGGCCTATGCAGTAAGCGTAGTACACACTAAAATTGTGCTACAACCTTGGGTTGACTTCTTTGACCTCTCTCTTCTGTAGTATGTGCATgtcttcctctcttccttCCTTTTCCACTCAATAAATTCATCACTGCTATTGAATTCCAGTTCACGTATTCCTGAGGATGGTACAAATACATCCGTATGGCATTATCTCTGACATGAATATAGGGTGAAAGTACAACATACCTATGTCCATGTATGGTGTGACACCATGTGTTCTGTTAGACTCTTCACTTGCATAAATTTAAACCACATTCTTCAACCATGCATTTATGCCAAATATCTTTCTCGTAGCCAGCACCATGGTGTTTCCTCCTGTGTGGTTTAGTGTTTGCTGTGTCTTATACTGAGCCCCACAATCAAGGCATTTATTTCTAGCTTCCTTTTGTGTGCTCTCAACAGATGACAATGCACTATTATTGAGCAATAAATCATCCTAAAGACAAGCTACATGTTTACTTACTAAAACTATAACCGcacatttgtgtgtggtgcatgCGCTTGCACATAGACATCTAAAGAATTCTGGTATGTTGTTTTCAATGGCTATTATGCAGTTAAAATCTGGGGTTACTAAGTAACATTCTTCCATTACAAAAGACTGTAAGATTGCATTGCTTTTCCACTAACCGCCAACAAGAGTTGCTTGCATgaattacagacagactgattagAAATGATGTGCATACGACCGATTGCTTAGCAATGGTTGTCAATTtgaatttattatattatcattattaattgtatgttaacatgtatgtatgtactatgtatgtatgaatgtatggGTCAGAAGTTTAATGTATGGGATGGGCACAGACGTTTCCCTGAGGCAAGGATTTGCAATGGCCTCTCTCCATGGACTGTCGTTTCTGTTAGAACAAGTACATAGTGACTATTGCTCATTCTAGCAAGTACATATAGTGACTGTTAGTTCTAGAGTTACATCgtagcaagtgcatagtgactgTTGTACCTAACCTGGGTCTTAGAGGCTCTTGtaaaaatgtatgtgtgtatgtattagACATTGCTGGTACAGACTTAAAGGATCAGAGACACCATTGACACAATCAGTTACACCACGTAGGTTTTATAGTGTATTGTAAGTATGTTGTTATTGTAGTCGTACAGACTCCGATATAATACAAAAAAATGTTGTTAGTGCATATAGTACCTgttatgcatgtatgtatggcAGTGCTTATAGTACAGTACCTATGTTCTGTATGTACGTTGGTGGACATAGTACACTatgttatgtatgtatgtatgtatgtatgtatgtatgtatgtatgtacgaaATTTGCATATAGTACCTatgttatgtatgtatgtatgtatgttagtgcATAGTACCTACTAGTAAAgttaagtatgtatgtatgtatgtattttaGTGCATATAGTACCTATGTTACATGATGAAAGGCAGGGAACTACCATTGCAGCATCCAAAACACCTGTGACATCTGTGGTCGTGTCTTTGGATCATGATCACGTTTTGGGctattttgacagacaaatcaattaattaagttaatgagATTTGTCGAAATCAACAGCTCAGTCCATCGTAGTACCTATGTTAGTAGTTCCTTTTAACTGTACAGTCGTAAGCTAGAACTAGCTATCAGAGTTATGAAGATTCATATGCCtgagtcaattaattaaacagtgcTATTATTCATAGTAAAATTGATTCTTGTCATCTTCTTCATGATTACTTTTGGTGTTCCACGTACTTTGTAGCTTCAAGGACAGCCttcttaattaagtagtagGTGAGAAACTCAGTGGAACTGTAATGACAAAGCGACAGTGCAGTCGATGCGTGGTCGCAGTCAGAAGTGGACACTTAGAAGGAAGTATCAGCAACCTCGAGACCCAATGCTTGGTAAGAGATGTTATATTTGTGGTGATATTAACCACCTCGAGTCTAGCTGTCCTCATTTTCATGATTGTCATCGATGTTTGAGACCGGGGCATGTTGCCCGAAGCTGTACTGCTGCATCTCCTGCATCAAAGAGACGAGGTCAAATCACTAATTTAGCCACGGCTCTTCACGGTCTAATTATGGTTACCGCTAATATTGACCAGCAACCTCTTCCTTTTTTGGTGGATACAGGAGCAGACATCAGCTTGATACCACTTGATGTTGTTCAGATGAAGCACATGACAGTTAGAAGGGATATTGTTCGCCAACAAATAATGGTTGATGGTACTACCTTACAGTGTGAGGGAACTGCAGTTACGTCGTTTCAGTTGGGTTCTCAAAAGGTATACGTGTCAGTTCATTTTACCTTGTGAAAGGAATCGACTGTGGGGTTTTGGGCACTGATATTCTGTCGACTCTTGAGGTCCAGATAGATGTCGCTAATAGAAAGTTGTTCTTGAAAGGGGAATGACAAAGAAGTTCCAAGTAGTACTAGGACATGCAGCCTTTTGACAGAGGTGCAGTACGTGCAGGTGCACAGGACAacacagaaggacagacactACAGCTAGGAACCTGGTAGACATCATATGTACCTTTCTGTGCTCTTCTTCGTGCTGTTTCCATTCTGTATCAGATGAAAAAAAGCTAGTGCATTGAGGCCGTTCGCAAAGAACATAAGCCAAACTCATGACAAGGCTAGACTAGAGCTCAAGTTCATCTACAGAATGGAAAACAGACGACATGTAACTGATGTAGACACGTACCAATTTCTGAGTACTGTACACCTTCGTACCGACCTGTTGTTACGGAAATGACTCACAAATGTTCGCGCGTCAACGTGGTAACGCGCGTATGCATTGCACGTGCCCTAGAGGGAGCGCACGCTAGAAGTCCAGGCCACATTTACCGGGCAGCCATTAGTTATCAATACGGCATTGCATATCTTTGACTTGGCATAACATTACTATATTTCTGTTTGACAGATGGAAAGGCAATGTAAACCAAATCAGCCACAGTACAGCTCCGCCTCCTTGTAGACTAACACGTGGCGGATGGTCGCGCAGTTTATTGCAAAGGTGTCCAAGGGTCTTCTCAGTTTCGGCTCTGCCTTCGGAATGGGCAACATTCTCAACGATATTTGTACACCAGTTTCTGATTTCTGGGTAGGTTTCTCCCATTCAGAATCCTGCAACTCTTCGTGACTCGCACGCGTTAGGTCCTAATTGAAATCTACGTTTTAATTTCTGAATTCTTTGTTTGTTACTCAGGGAGAGTCTATTGTCAATGCTTCCAAGCAGCCTGACTTTAGTCCTTGTTTCGAGGAAACAGCACTACTTATTCCACCATTTCTCTTCCTGTTCCTTCTTTGTGTTTGCCACTTTATTTTCGACGGTCGTGCTACGTCGTGTATACGCATTTCAACTTTGCACATATTCCGAACTGTATGGCGTAGTTATCGAAGAATATAGATATCAAgagtgtattaattaatttaattagtgtGTTTTGTTATAGCTTTTGACTTTTGGTGTGGGAATGACTGCCATCATTGATCTATGTGTGGCTTTTTATGATTTATCCACGTTTGGTCAAGGGAATGTAGCAATCTACCAATATATGTCACCTTGTTGCAGGCTACTTGCTTCTGTAAGTCTTTTGTAGGTCAAATGCAGACTATTAGTGCATGTCCTGATCTCTATAGGTGGGCTcgtttcttaattaacttaattaactaattacagAGTGGAATTCTAGTAAATTTTCATGGTGGAGCATGGTATTGCAGTGTTTAACACGCTATATTATTTATTCTTTGTTTTAGACTGTCACTTACAAAATCTTAGGAATTAATTGGTTTGAAGTAATGATTATCTGTAGGCAACTGTAAAACGTGTTGTAGGTTACTTAAAATATCTACGACTTTAAGGATTATTTAGTAATGtgtattgtgttgtaatgTAGGTCTTCTGTATATGGTATAATTTGTGCATATGTACCCTTTGGGTTCTCTTACTCAGTTGTTAGTAAACCCTAGCGGTGCTTGAGTGATTAGAAGACTTTGGTCTTTCTCCAACAGTAATCTTCAGTTATAGTGATGCATGATGGGACGTTTGTTGTCTTCAAGTTTTCACTTACTTTTGTCTTTGATATTCTCAAGTCTGAAGGTATATGGTTTATATAGTAGCACTTAAACTATGCATTTACACTATTTGGCCTTGTGGAGGTTGACTGTTTACAGAATGTGGTCCAGAAGTAATTTGCATTAATAAAGATTAATCCACTTTTAGGCGAATTGAAATCCTCAGTTTACCTGTCTCTGGAAGAGTTCTTCTCTGGATTGGGTTTATTGTTCAATGCGTTGACAAAGTCTGTTAAGATTATCAAACGGATCTCACAGATCCAGGGGAATAGCATTTTATGTAGTGCCCGGGAAATGCAGTTAAATCATATTGTGTATTTGGTTCTAATGTacgtaattattaattaagaaatgcATGAGTTTGATCTCAGACTTTGTCACAGTTTTGATGCTTTGTCACATGCTTCTGTCTCTGATGATGCAGGGAAAGAAGCAATTTATGAATGCAAATTGTTTTTCAGAATATTTTAAAGATGTTATTACTGTTGATGTCTGTAATAAACTAATCTAATATTTTGGAAAGTGTTACTAAATGAGCTATTGTGTTGTCTcatgtattgtttgtgtgaaAAGATGCATGTTTGGGTTGTGAAGGTTTTGTTTTTTATCTTTTTGTACTTGAATTACAACTGTTAGTTTTCTAAATTTGCCAATATGATGTCATGAGTCATACGTTATTGTTTGGTTATGGCCGGCATATGCTCTATTGATGGGTTTTTGCATAGGTTTTTGCAGTTGTACTTTTACAATGGAATCGAAAGATGGGTATTCGTTCTTCTGGAACACTGACAATTTTCTGGTTATTAATGGTTGTCTACAGCACACTGAAGTTTAGGACATATTTCCTCATTCATGTGTATAACTCGGTATAAACATTGTGTGCAATTCTCTGCTTTGCCACACCTGTTGTGTGTAGTGTCTACTTATTTAGCCGCTTGTAACATATCTGTTTTGGTAAACTTCTCAATCTGTGTTCTATTATGTAGAGTATAGTGGTGGAAAAAAGTTATGTACTTTTTggcacagcaacaacagacatGGCTTTAATTTGGATTTTGCTGTGTTTAACATGCATTCCTGATAAGAAGCCATCCTTCAGTCATATTGGTGATGAAGTTAGTTGTGTTCTTGAATGTAAGCAGTTCTTCTCGATGGTATTCTTGTTTTCTTTTGGTAGAATGTGTCACCTGAGTTTTGGGCTCCCTTTTTGTCTGTAATTACATTTTGGTGGATGAATAGGTGCTTGTGTAGTGTCAGTCATATACTATTGTCACTTTAATTGAACTTATTACAGCATTTACTATACTGGGTACAAGAGGCCACTGACAAATGATGACTTGTGGAGTCTGCCAACAGAAGAAAAAGCCAGTCAAGTGTCAGATAGATTTTTGTCTGAATGGGAAAAGGAGGTAAAGAAGTGTAAGAGGTATCAGCAGAGAACACTAATATTGTgctgtttctatttgttgattgttttattcatttgttaattaataagatCAGTTTCTCATAAAGAGACTTCTGTTGAGAGAGATGATATCCAGATGTTGTCTTTGAGTGaagatacagacacagatgaTGCCAGTATTGTGCAAGATACTTCCATGCTACTGCCAGAATCTAATAGTAATACCCAGGCAAAAGCTAAGAAGCCATCACTGTTGTTGGCTCTCACTAGAGCATTTGGAAAGGAGATTACTGTTGAGATGATATTGAAGCTTATTCAGGATTTGATCATGTTTGTCGGTCCTCTACTTTTGAAGTAAATAACAATACATCTGTGTCTTATTATCATGATTTGAAAtgtaatttgtttgtcaagattattgattgatttcaCTGAGGATTCAACTATTCCAACGTGGCGTGGTTATGTGTATGCCTCTTTGCTGTTTATTGTTGCTGAAGTCCAGTCATTGGATCTGCATCAATACTTTCAACGCTGCAACAAGACAGGATTTCATATTCGTACAGCTGTTATGGATGTGTTATATAGAAAGGTTGGTAttagttgtctgtttttgtaaTCTAATCGTTTATGTACAAATGCTACCTAGTAGTCTAAACTGCAGTTGGTAGCCAGTTACTGTATTTCCGCGCATTTAGCAGCATGCCGGTTTGAGCCAGAGATTACTAGGGCACCGGTATACCTCGGGGTATATCGGCATGCCGGAGAAAGAGAGGCAATTTGACCAACCTCCCTGTAGACTGGATCCATGCCTATGTCTAGGTTGCATTCGTTCTTAGATATCGATTGAACTAACATACATTAACACTAAGATGCACTTTTCTTATCtagatgtatatataattaacttTATAATATTTCTCCGTCTTCATCCTCCCGTTTTTCATTGTCTTCCTCCTTTCCTCATATGCCAGCCCATGTGTTGTTCTACTTGTTCAAACTCAACCCTGTATGCACTGACGAGACACCCCACATTCCGTGGCGACTTTTTTTTACACCGAGCTTGTCGTACTTGTGTAGTACCGCTAgctttttatttttattgattgtCTAAAAGATTTTCTGCAACACTGAAGATCCATTCTCAATACCTTTTGGCTGTTTGACTTCTCTCTCTTTTAGCTGGGCTTTGGGAGAAGCTGCATTTTTAGGTCAACGTTTGCCACCGAATTGAATTACGGCACGTGTGCAGTTGAATTACCACGCCATTACTGGCATTTCCTCGCGCTATACTGGCGTGCCGGTATCGTTACCAGAGTCCAACAAGCATGTTTTTGGTAATCCTCATTTATaccagcatgcagctaaatgcgcgGAAATACAGTAGTTAGATACCTTCAAATATCAAACGTACGGTAAAGGATGACTAGATGGTTGAGAATGGTGACTTTTATTTATCATTGAAAGTTAAGTGAATAGGCATATCCAGTATTAGATttacagtccgcgtcaaaactaATGGACACAGTTCCGGTTTattgtactatttttggaaagCTTTCTTGTCTTGCTATTTATTAAGAAACCGTGCCAAATTTTTTCAAACATCTGAAAAGCAGTCAAAATCTATTTCATCATCAAATGAGTAACTGTTGTGAAAGACAATGCCACGATATTCTGTTACTATACTGCTCCTGTACTAAGAAGCCATCTATGATCTGCCAACTTTTATGTGTTTTTCGCTCTACTGTTGACTGAACTCTTAAAATACTAGAAAATTGGAGAAGGAATTCAATTCAGAGCTTCCCTTGGAAGACTAAGCAACTGGCTGTAAACCACCGAACAGTTTCAATTAGTGAACATAAGGCAACAAGGAACATcgaaatcagcaaacaaacttgcctaTCAGCTGACAGCACAGGAGGGAATTGTTATCAGTTCTGCCACCAGCAGAGGAGAACTTCATGACGCAAAGCTATCACTACACTATGCCTAAAAATTCTGCAGCTAGTCAAGCTAGAAAACAAGGCTCTGGGCGTCACGGTTCTCGTTAGGCCTGCTTACTTGCCAGATCTAGCTCCAATAAAAAATCTCTGGGTGGTCATCAAGCGGCACACGTTGAGCTTCGTAAGCCTCAAAATGATGAACTTGAAGAATCAATCCAGGCAGAGTAGCACTTGCTTAcgccttgtgatctgttgccaTACATCGAACGCACATCTAGCCGATTGCCCGAACGCTAGTGAGGGAAATGCTATTAAAAATGAAAAGAGGACACAAGCTACTGGTGCACACTTGTGTGTTTTCAAAAGTCTAGCAAACCTACGAACTACACAATTGTTATCTTCTATCTAGAAAACGTATGTGACTTGAAAAcggatgcgtttctgctcattCATTCAAGCACCCAAGTGTGTCAATAGTTTCGATGCACTGCACCTTTGTTTCGTGTTAGCATGTTAGGTTAAGTTGACGTTGTAAGATACAAATGATGTCAATCAGACTTTCTTCAAAGATGTAAAGTAGCAGAAGATAACTTCAATAGAAAATGACTTGTCACAGTTGTGTGAGCCAGCAGTCCGTCAATTAATGAGGAGCATGAATACTTATGctcatacatatgtacatgtatatgctCACAGTCTGTAATACATCAATGCAGCTACATTTTGGCAAGCACTTGTGGCAAGTTAGGGAATTAACCATTTATCTAAACTGGAAATGATTGTTGCATTAATTCAGAGACATAGCCATCAG from Corticium candelabrum chromosome 21, ooCorCand1.1, whole genome shotgun sequence encodes the following:
- the LOC134196719 gene encoding uncharacterized protein LOC134196719, which gives rise to MALSSLPKGRFNLAATHWFTRIKDEIIYEEYTVLRSGMECFVHARAITGVSLLVYDENRTEDVEMWQEFLQLTSRLKRRLYISIGPWIVQNILANRSIYLTAVASNKGKEPPEEVGSDKEKCSRIGKVQQHPILIPRKGWDRRFFYESTRRDEKSAMDANSEERKKGKVVVAAEQALLAEGGEKSALDTTERERRKGKVVAEDKQQALLAERDEAAAMDTTKRERRKGKVVSRRTTNIVD